The Verrucomicrobiia bacterium genome segment ACCACTCCATTGGTTTCACCCAGCCATCGGGCCCGCGGATTCATGGGCAGCGACGGTGGCGGAAGTCGTCCCACCACCTGGTCCCGAAAATATTCCCGGTACCGCTTTGCGGACCCTTCGAAGGCAGCGGCATTGCGGAAGTCGGCATCTTTCCAGAAATCCCTGCGGGCATACTCTCCCTCCCGCATCAGCCACTGGGTGTCCTCCAGCAACTGCCGGTAGAGCCGCAGGGTGCGCCCGGCGGCGTCCGGGATCTCTCCAGTGACCTCAGGCGACGGGGTGTCGGCGACGGGGCGGGGCTGGCTCCCCAGGGACTTGAGAAACGCGTCCACACCCTCGCCGAAAGTGTCCCCGCCCCCCGGGAACCACTGTGCCGACGTCCCTCCGGTCCATGATCGCAGTCGCGCGAATTCCGCACGGACCGCCTCCGGTTCCGGGCGCGCCAGACGCCCGGGTGCGCCGCCGTGGGCATCGGTCAGGGTGACCTCCGGGTGCCGTCCCGATTCGACGAACAGGGGCCGGGGCGCGATGAGTGCGGCGACTTCCGCGTCCCCAAACTCCCGCAACAGTCCGAACAAATTGCGATCAATCGGCTCCTCCCAAAGCGCTTCCCGCGGACCAAAGGCGCCGCTGATCCAGGCGGCATCAAACCGGGGATCCACTGCGGCGGCAAACAGGGCCAGCCGGCCGCCTTCTCCATAGCCAGCGACGCCCATCGGGGTTGCGGGAGTTTGCGTGCGCGTCGCCCGGAACCAGTCCGCCGCGGCCAGGAGGCGGTGCACCTCATAGGTGACCGGCGTGTGTCCCATCTCGTAGCCGGCCCGCCAGAGCGTTTCACGCGCGCTGTGGGCCACCGAACGAACACCCGGGTTGCCCCCAAGGCGGGTGTCGCGCCCGATCAATGCGGGCACGATCACCCGGCATCCCGCCTCCGCGCAACGTCGCGCCACCTGCTCCGCGGGAGTCAGCCCCGCCACCAATCCCGCCAGTTGCTCCGGCGATTGCTCACAGTCCGGCACCACCACCACGTCCGCCAGCGACCGGCCATCCGGAACGAGGAGCAACCCCTCGCCCTCGACGCCCCGGAATACCGTCCAGGCCACCGCAAAGGCGCGGAAACCTGCGCCGCGTCCGACCTCGCCCCCCGGGGGCAAACCCGGCCCCCGCACCGGCATGATCTCACGCAAGGTCACTCCATCCCGCAGGTCACGGGGATCATTCAGTCCCACGACATCCCGGAGCCGCACCCGGTTGGATTCAAATCGCCCCGGAAGCGGCCCGTCACCGGTCCAGAATTCCGGCCGCTCGCGCGCGGTCTCCACGGTGGCCCGCTCCAGATACCGCCGCAGTCCCTCCACCATTTCAGCCGCCCGGTCCGGATGCTCGGTCAGCGGTGTCGTGCCGGGTAACGTCTGCGCCGCGGGCGCCGACGTGCCGAGACCCGATAGCAGCAGCGTGGTGCACACCCAGATTGGGATCCGGTTCAGCAGGAGGGAGTCCGTCACCCGGAAACGTTGTGGCGATGGCCCGGCAAACGAAAGCCACTTCGCGAACCGATCGCGCCGGCGTTCAATCGCCGCTTCGGCAAACGGGATTTCGCAGGTCACGAAACACCGGCCGCGGGAAGGCGTTCGGATGTGGCGGTGCGGTTTCCGATTCTCCGTAGGGCCCGCCTGGGCCAGCATGGCGCCGTGCTCGCACCGCTCACCCAGATTGTCCGATCCGGTACGGAACTTGACCCGGCCGGGATCGCGGACGCCGTCCGCTGCCTGACCTCGGAGACGTTGCCGGTCGAGGACAAGGCGGACTTCCTCACCGCGCTGGCGGTGCGCGGGGAGACGCCACGGGAAATCGCCGGATTCGCCAGGGAGCTCCGGACCCTCTCGGTGCCCGTGTCCCTGCCGGAGTCCCTCCGGGACGTGGAGATCCTCGATGTCTGTGGCACCGGAGGCGACCGGCAAAACACCTTCAACATCTCAACCACCGTGGCGTTCGTCTGTGCCGGTGCCGGAGTCTCGGTGGCCAAGCACGGCAACCGGGCCATCACGTCGCGGTCGGGGAGCGCCGACGTGCTCCAGGCGCTCGGAGTTCCGACGGATCTGCCGCCCGAAATGGCGGCGGATTCCCTCGCCCGGCACCGGTTCGCATTCTTCTTTGCGCCCCGATACCACCCGGCGTTCAAACACATCGCCCCGGCCAGATCCCTGTGCGCTTCCCGCGGACAACGGACGCTCTTCAACCTGCTCGGACCGCTGCTGAACCCTGCGCGCCCGACGGTCCAGCTCCTCGGAGTGCCACGCCCGGAACTGTGCGATCCCATGGCTCGAGCCCTGCAGTCCCTCGGACTCCGTCGCGCCCTGGTGGCATGCGGCGAGGTACCCTCCCCGGAGTCGCCGGCGACCGGCCCGGCGTTCCTCGACGAATTGAGCACCCTGGGCGACAACACGCTGGCCGAGTTCCACCAGGATCGCGGCTTCCACGTGTCCCGCTGGTCGCCCCGCGACTTCCCATTGCAACCTTCCACGGTGGCCGGCCTCGCGGGTGGCGATGCTGCGCACAACGCCGCAATCCTCCGGGATCTGCTCGCCGGTTCGGACCGTGGACCCCGCCGCGACGCGGTGCTGCTCAACGCGGGCGCCGCGCTGATGATCGCCGGGCGCACGCGCTCGATCGTCGAGGGCTGGGCGCTGGCCGCAGAGATCCTCGATTCGGGCCTGGCCCTCAGGGCGCTGCAGCGTGTCGTCGCGCCAGCCAACGCCTGAACTGCCGGCCACAGCAGGGAACCCCGCATGGCAATCTACCTGGACTACAACGCCACGACGCCCCTGGACCCGGCGGTACGCGAGGCCATGCGCCCGTTCCTGGAAGAGAACTGGGGCAACCCTTCGAGCGTCCACAGCATCGGGCGCGCGGCCCGGGCGGCCTTGGACGACGCACGGTACCGGATGGCCGGGCTGTGGCGGTGCCGCCCATCCGAGGTCGTCTTCACCGGCGGCGGCACGGAAGCCAACAATCTGGCCGTCCTTGGCACCGCACGACGACTGCGCGACCGCGGGCGTCATCTGGTCACCTCCCCCATTGAACACCCGGCGGTTCGCCTGGCCTTTCACCTGCTGAGGGACCGCGAAGGATTCGAACTGACCGAGGTCCTGGTGGACGCCACGGGACAGGTGGACCCGCAATCGGTGGCCAATGCCGTGCGTCCGGACACCGTGCTGGTCTCCATCATGGCCGCGAACAACGAGGTGGGGACGCTGGAGCCCGTTGCGGCCATCGGAGCGATCTGCCGGGAGCGCGGCGTAGTGTTCCATACCGATGCCGTTCAGTCGCTGGGCAAATGTCCCTTTCGCGACATCCACCAGTTCGAGGCGGATCTGGTCAGTGTCTGCGCCCACAAGTTCCACGGTCCCAAGGGCGCCGGGGCGCTGTTCATTCGTTCACCGCTGCTGCCCGAGCCGACGCAAGTCGGGGGAGGTCACGAGAACGAGCGGCGTGCCGGCACGGAGAACCTGGCGGGCATCGTCGGGCTTGTGGAAGCGTTCGAACGGTTCGTCCCCGCACCCGTGTTTGATCCGCAGGAGATCGCTCCGCGGACGGCGCGTCTTGCCGCGGCGGCGGCCGCACTGCCGGGGGTGACTCTCCGTGGTCACGCGACAGCCCGCCTTGCCAACACCCTGGCCTTCACGGTGGCCGGTACGGACAGCATCGCCTTGATGGCCGCGTTGGACCTAGCCGGCATCTGCGCCTCGGGCGGTTCCGCCTGCGCCGCCGGCTCCCTCGAACCGAGCCATGTCCTCAGGGCCATGGGCGTCCCCGCCGCCGAATGCAACGCCCTGGTCCGCTTCTCACTCGGCCGCGGGACAACCGACGCCGAAGTGGAGCGCACCATCGCGCTGCTCCCCGACGTGATTCGCCAGGTGCGGTGAACCCGGCACGGCAACTGGTTCTGCCCCTCCTGCCATCAACGCAGGGTCCTGCAAACCGCCGCCCATCTGGTGGACCACATCCTGCTTCCCGTCCCACACCGACACGTCGTCCTCGCCCTGCCCAAGCCGCTGCGACCGCTCTTCCGTCGGGATCGCAACCTCCTCCGGTGCCGTTGCACCGTCGCACAGCAAACGCTGACCCAACTCCTGCGCACCACCCTGGGATTGCCTCGCGGACGCCCCGCCTTCCTCCTCACGCTCCACACCTTCGGCGAGTACCTCGACTTCCACCCCCGCTCCATGCTCTGGTGGCCGAGGGCAACCTCGATTCTGAAGTCGAGACTTCCCCGATGCCCGACTACGAGAACGTCCCCACCGACTGAAGCCCGCTCAGCCAATGGACGCCAGCCTGCTAGCGACACCCTGGAATTGGGGAGTACACTGGGATCACTGCCCCCTCTTGCGGCCGTCAAAGCCATTCGAC includes the following:
- the trpD gene encoding anthranilate phosphoribosyltransferase, giving the protein MLAPLTQIVRSGTELDPAGIADAVRCLTSETLPVEDKADFLTALAVRGETPREIAGFARELRTLSVPVSLPESLRDVEILDVCGTGGDRQNTFNISTTVAFVCAGAGVSVAKHGNRAITSRSGSADVLQALGVPTDLPPEMAADSLARHRFAFFFAPRYHPAFKHIAPARSLCASRGQRTLFNLLGPLLNPARPTVQLLGVPRPELCDPMARALQSLGLRRALVACGEVPSPESPATGPAFLDELSTLGDNTLAEFHQDRGFHVSRWSPRDFPLQPSTVAGLAGGDAAHNAAILRDLLAGSDRGPRRDAVLLNAGAALMIAGRTRSIVEGWALAAEILDSGLALRALQRVVAPANA
- a CDS encoding dienelactone hydrolase family protein; this encodes MTDSLLLNRIPIWVCTTLLLSGLGTSAPAAQTLPGTTPLTEHPDRAAEMVEGLRRYLERATVETARERPEFWTGDGPLPGRFESNRVRLRDVVGLNDPRDLRDGVTLREIMPVRGPGLPPGGEVGRGAGFRAFAVAWTVFRGVEGEGLLLVPDGRSLADVVVVPDCEQSPEQLAGLVAGLTPAEQVARRCAEAGCRVIVPALIGRDTRLGGNPGVRSVAHSARETLWRAGYEMGHTPVTYEVHRLLAAADWFRATRTQTPATPMGVAGYGEGGRLALFAAAVDPRFDAAWISGAFGPREALWEEPIDRNLFGLLREFGDAEVAALIAPRPLFVESGRHPEVTLTDAHGGAPGRLARPEPEAVRAEFARLRSWTGGTSAQWFPGGGDTFGEGVDAFLKSLGSQPRPVADTPSPEVTGEIPDAAGRTLRLYRQLLEDTQWLMREGEYARRDFWKDADFRNAAAFEGSAKRYREYFRDQVVGRLPPPSLPMNPRARWLGETNGVVRYEVVLDVHPDVMAFGILCLPAGLKPGERRPVVVCQHGLEGRPSDISDPAIASPFYHQYGLRLAERGFITFAPQNPYIGGTRFRQVLRQAQPLGLTLWSFVVRQHEVITEWLAAQPFTDPDRIAFYGLSYGGKTAMRVPVLVDRYCLSICSADYNEWIWKNVSARSPYSYLWTPEYDMPEWNLGNTFNYAEMSWLIFPRPFMVERGHDDGVAPDEWVAYEFAKTRRHYVKLGHPDRAVIEYFDGPHSIYGRGTFEFLHRHLRWPAASGN
- a CDS encoding cysteine desulfurase, with the protein product MAIYLDYNATTPLDPAVREAMRPFLEENWGNPSSVHSIGRAARAALDDARYRMAGLWRCRPSEVVFTGGGTEANNLAVLGTARRLRDRGRHLVTSPIEHPAVRLAFHLLRDREGFELTEVLVDATGQVDPQSVANAVRPDTVLVSIMAANNEVGTLEPVAAIGAICRERGVVFHTDAVQSLGKCPFRDIHQFEADLVSVCAHKFHGPKGAGALFIRSPLLPEPTQVGGGHENERRAGTENLAGIVGLVEAFERFVPAPVFDPQEIAPRTARLAAAAAALPGVTLRGHATARLANTLAFTVAGTDSIALMAALDLAGICASGGSACAAGSLEPSHVLRAMGVPAAECNALVRFSLGRGTTDAEVERTIALLPDVIRQVR